In Thermotoga sp. Ku-13t, one genomic interval encodes:
- a CDS encoding amino acid ABC transporter permease has product MSFLQIVQQSLPKLMNGLVVTLYLTMLAAGAGLLIGIALCVGRVFANKIVSVLCAGFIELIRGTPMLVQLFILYYGLPAYGIRLSPLVAALIGFTINSAAYQAEYIRGAVQSIGAGQMRAAYSVGMSKWQAVRLIILPQALRRVIPAWTNEFIYLLKYTSMAYIIGAPEMMAQAKFIASRNFEFFKVYLLTALIYLSIVWLSAYAFSRLEKRLRIPGTVVGER; this is encoded by the coding sequence ATGAGCTTTTTGCAAATCGTGCAGCAATCTCTGCCGAAGTTGATGAACGGGCTCGTAGTTACGTTGTATCTCACCATGCTCGCTGCCGGGGCCGGACTTTTGATCGGCATAGCACTGTGCGTGGGAAGAGTTTTTGCGAACAAAATTGTGAGCGTGCTCTGCGCTGGTTTCATAGAACTGATAAGAGGAACACCCATGCTCGTTCAGCTCTTCATACTCTACTACGGTCTGCCTGCCTACGGGATTAGGCTCTCACCGCTGGTCGCAGCGTTGATAGGTTTCACAATAAACAGTGCGGCATACCAAGCCGAGTACATAAGGGGTGCGGTTCAATCGATCGGAGCAGGACAGATGAGAGCAGCCTACTCCGTCGGTATGAGCAAATGGCAAGCTGTGAGGTTGATCATCCTGCCACAGGCTCTGCGGCGTGTCATCCCCGCGTGGACGAACGAATTCATATACTTACTCAAATACACTTCAATGGCTTACATCATAGGAGCACCTGAGATGATGGCGCAGGCGAAATTCATAGCGAGCAGAAATTTCGAGTTCTTCAAGGTCTATCTGCTCACAGCGCTGATCTACCTTTCCATTGTGTGGCTCAGCGCGTACGCCTTCTCACGGCTCGAGAAAAGATTGAG
- a CDS encoding amino acid ABC transporter ATP-binding protein gives MDDVVLRVEDLRKRFGSLEVLKGVSFDVKRGQTVVILGPSGTGKSTLLACINRLVEPDSGRVFLEGEEITSRNAQKMRQKIGFVFQDFNLFNHLTALDNVRIGPMKVQKLSKEEATEIALEQLRKVGLLDKANHYPSQLSGGQKQRVAIARALAMRPKLILFDEPTSALDPELIGEVLSVMTDLAREGMTMVVVTHELGFARSVADEIIFMEGGVILEQGTPEEFFTNPKTDRARQFLKKLSELYGEKAR, from the coding sequence GTGGATGACGTCGTGTTGAGAGTGGAGGATCTGAGAAAACGTTTCGGTTCTCTCGAAGTGTTGAAGGGTGTTTCTTTTGATGTGAAGAGGGGCCAAACTGTGGTCATTCTGGGTCCGAGCGGGACGGGCAAGAGCACCCTGCTCGCCTGCATAAACCGTCTCGTCGAACCTGATTCTGGCAGAGTTTTTCTCGAAGGTGAAGAGATCACATCGAGGAACGCCCAGAAGATGAGGCAGAAGATAGGTTTCGTTTTTCAAGATTTCAACCTGTTCAACCATCTGACCGCGCTCGACAACGTGAGGATCGGTCCCATGAAGGTTCAAAAGCTCTCCAAGGAAGAAGCGACAGAAATCGCCCTCGAACAACTCAGAAAGGTCGGGCTGCTGGACAAGGCGAACCATTATCCGTCTCAGCTTTCCGGTGGTCAAAAACAGCGTGTCGCCATCGCCAGAGCCCTCGCGATGAGACCGAAGCTCATACTCTTCGACGAACCGACCTCGGCACTCGACCCTGAGCTCATCGGTGAGGTGTTGTCGGTGATGACGGACCTCGCCAGAGAAGGTATGACGATGGTTGTGGTTACACACGAACTTGGTTTTGCACGGAGTGTGGCGGACGAGATCATATTCATGGAAGGCGGCGTGATTCTGGAGCAGGGCACACCCGAAGAGTTTTTCACCAACCCCAAGACCGACCGTGCGAGACAGTTTCTCAAGAAACTCAGCGAGCTGTACGGGGAGAAGGCGCGATGA